The Corythoichthys intestinalis isolate RoL2023-P3 chromosome 1, ASM3026506v1, whole genome shotgun sequence genome has a segment encoding these proteins:
- the tdp1 gene encoding tyrosyl-DNA phosphodiesterase 1 isoform X1, giving the protein MRKRASYTPAFKRKVTSVLFSPRFCFVIAGMSQDSQHGKWSVSSSDDDDEDLPPSGTPSKPSQAPTSNHSSRSSPVPKVENVTLEVTRSSPVPKVENASLEVKPEPCPTPALVVGSEARQQAAKNQMNPVKYESSPSLAGKRKMDPADGSGWALSDSDDDDDDNAKKKTNPPPTRKVPSPKRQKVAGERPPSPHGRVYYIDEPDDFFESSVPCLDDMFRFYLNKVTGLDRKYNSGALHIRDILSPLFGTLKESVQFNYCFDIAWMVQQYPPEFRDRPVLIVHGDKREAKARLLQQAHCFPHVRFCQAKLDIAFGTHHTKMMLLWYEEGFRVIILTSNMIRADWYQKTQGMWMSPLFPRLPKGSSDTCGESPTFFKRDLLEYLASYRAPELEEWIQRIKEHDLSETKVYLVGSTPGRYVGPDMERWGHLRLRKLLYEHTSSIPDEDQWPVVGQFSSIGSMGVDKTKWLAGEFQRTLTTLGKSSLRPNPPIHLLYPSVEDVRTSLEGYPAGGSLPYSIQTAQKQLWLHSYFHRWQADATGRTHAMPHIKTYMRVSPDFTELAWFLVTSSNLSKAAWGALEKNNTQVMVRSYELGVLYVPSAFNMKTFPIRKNPFPFSSSSSGFPVPFDLPPTCYTPKDQPWIWNIAYSRAPDTHGNVWVPT; this is encoded by the exons TTTTGTGATCGCAGGTATGTCTCAAGACAGTCAACACGGCAAGTGGAGCGTCTCCAGCAGTGATGATGACGATGAAGATCTTCCTCCGTCGGGCACGCCGTCCAAACCCTCTCAAGCACCCACGTCCAATCACAGCTCGCGCTCATCCCCCGTCCCGAAAGTAGAAAATGTTACATTGGAGGTTACGCGCTCTTCCCCTGTACCGAAAGTAGAAAATGCTTCATTGGAAGTTAAACCAGAACCATGTCCGACACCTGCGCTTGTGGTCGGTTCTGAGGCCAGACAGCAGGCTGCGAAAAACCAGATGAACCCTGTCAAGTATGAGTCCTCTCCATCTTTGGCCGGTAAGAGGAAGATGGATCCGGCAGATGGCTCTGGCTGGGCGCTCTCTGACagcgatgatgatgatgatgataatgctAAGAAGAAAACTAACCCACCACCAACAAGGAAGGTTCCTAGTCCAAAACGCCAGAAGGTGGCGGGCGAACGCCCTCCCAGCCCTCATGGGCGCGTCTACTATATCGACGAGCCCGACGACTTCTTTGAGTCCTCCGTTCCATGTCTGGATGACATGTTTCGGTTTTACCTCAACAAGGTGACGGGCCTGGACAGAAAATACAACAGTGGCGCGTTGCATATCAGAG ACATCCTCTCACCATTATTTGGAACGCTAAAAGAGTCAGTTCAG TTTAACTACTGTTTTGACATCGCTTGGATGGTTCAGCAGTATCCTCCAGAGTTCAG AGATCGTCCCGTTCTGATTGTCCACGGTGACAAGCGGGAGGCCAAGGCTCGGCTGTTGCAACAGGCTCATTGCTTCCCTCACGTTCGCTTCTGCCAG GCCAAATTAGACATCGCTTTTGGAACGCACCACAC AAAGATGATGCTGCTGTGGTATGAGGAGGGATTCCGAGTCATCATCCTAACTTCCAACATGATCCGAGCAGACTGGTATCAGAAGACACAGGG GATGTGGATGAGTCCTCTGTTTCCAAGGTTGCCAAAAGGAAGCAGTGACACCTGTGGGGAGTCGCCTACATTCTTCAAGCGAGATCTGCTGGAATATTTGGCATCCTACCGGGCACCTGAGCTGGAAGAGTGGATCCAGCGGATCAAAGAGCACGATCTTTCGGAAACCAA AGTCTATCTGGTTGGCTCCACTCCTGGCAGGTATGTGGGTCCAGACATGGAACGTTGGGGCCACCTGAGACTCAGGAAG TTGCTTTACGAGCACACCAGCTCCATCCCTGACGAAGACCAATGGCCAGTGGTAGGCCAATTCTCCAGCATCGGCTCAATGGGGGTGGACAAAACCAAGTGGCTGGCGGGGGAATTCCAGCGCACCTTGACCACACTTGGGAAATCGTCTCTTCGGCCCAACCCTCCTATTCACTTG TTGTATCCATCAGTGGAAGACGTCAGGACGAGTTTAGAAGGTTATCCTG CCGGAGGTTCCCTTCCCTACAGCATCCAGACAGCGCAAAAGCAACTTTGGCTGCACTCCTACTTTCA CCGATGGCAGGCTGATGCAACCGGACGGACTCACGCCATGCCCCACATCAAGACATACATGAGGGTGTCACCCGATTTCACTGAGCTGGCGTGGTTCCTCGTAACCAG TTCCAACCTGTCCAAAGCGGCATGGGGAGCTCTGGAGAAGAACAACACACAAGTGATGGTTCGATCCTATGAACTCGGCGTCCTCTACGTGCCATCGGCCTTT AACATGAAGACATTTCCAATACGGAAAAACCCGTTTCCCTTCTCGTCATCATCCTCTGGTTTCCCAGTGCCATTTGATTTACCTCCGACATGCTACACACCTAAAG atcaACCTTGGATCTGGAACATCGCATACAGTCGGGCTCCAGATACACATGGCAATGTTTGGGTTCCCACCTAA
- the tdp1 gene encoding tyrosyl-DNA phosphodiesterase 1 isoform X2, whose product MSQDSQHGKWSVSSSDDDDEDLPPSGTPSKPSQAPTSNHSSRSSPVPKVENVTLEVTRSSPVPKVENASLEVKPEPCPTPALVVGSEARQQAAKNQMNPVKYESSPSLAGKRKMDPADGSGWALSDSDDDDDDNAKKKTNPPPTRKVPSPKRQKVAGERPPSPHGRVYYIDEPDDFFESSVPCLDDMFRFYLNKVTGLDRKYNSGALHIRDILSPLFGTLKESVQFNYCFDIAWMVQQYPPEFRDRPVLIVHGDKREAKARLLQQAHCFPHVRFCQAKLDIAFGTHHTKMMLLWYEEGFRVIILTSNMIRADWYQKTQGMWMSPLFPRLPKGSSDTCGESPTFFKRDLLEYLASYRAPELEEWIQRIKEHDLSETKVYLVGSTPGRYVGPDMERWGHLRLRKLLYEHTSSIPDEDQWPVVGQFSSIGSMGVDKTKWLAGEFQRTLTTLGKSSLRPNPPIHLLYPSVEDVRTSLEGYPAGGSLPYSIQTAQKQLWLHSYFHRWQADATGRTHAMPHIKTYMRVSPDFTELAWFLVTSSNLSKAAWGALEKNNTQVMVRSYELGVLYVPSAFNMKTFPIRKNPFPFSSSSSGFPVPFDLPPTCYTPKDQPWIWNIAYSRAPDTHGNVWVPT is encoded by the exons ATGTCTCAAGACAGTCAACACGGCAAGTGGAGCGTCTCCAGCAGTGATGATGACGATGAAGATCTTCCTCCGTCGGGCACGCCGTCCAAACCCTCTCAAGCACCCACGTCCAATCACAGCTCGCGCTCATCCCCCGTCCCGAAAGTAGAAAATGTTACATTGGAGGTTACGCGCTCTTCCCCTGTACCGAAAGTAGAAAATGCTTCATTGGAAGTTAAACCAGAACCATGTCCGACACCTGCGCTTGTGGTCGGTTCTGAGGCCAGACAGCAGGCTGCGAAAAACCAGATGAACCCTGTCAAGTATGAGTCCTCTCCATCTTTGGCCGGTAAGAGGAAGATGGATCCGGCAGATGGCTCTGGCTGGGCGCTCTCTGACagcgatgatgatgatgatgataatgctAAGAAGAAAACTAACCCACCACCAACAAGGAAGGTTCCTAGTCCAAAACGCCAGAAGGTGGCGGGCGAACGCCCTCCCAGCCCTCATGGGCGCGTCTACTATATCGACGAGCCCGACGACTTCTTTGAGTCCTCCGTTCCATGTCTGGATGACATGTTTCGGTTTTACCTCAACAAGGTGACGGGCCTGGACAGAAAATACAACAGTGGCGCGTTGCATATCAGAG ACATCCTCTCACCATTATTTGGAACGCTAAAAGAGTCAGTTCAG TTTAACTACTGTTTTGACATCGCTTGGATGGTTCAGCAGTATCCTCCAGAGTTCAG AGATCGTCCCGTTCTGATTGTCCACGGTGACAAGCGGGAGGCCAAGGCTCGGCTGTTGCAACAGGCTCATTGCTTCCCTCACGTTCGCTTCTGCCAG GCCAAATTAGACATCGCTTTTGGAACGCACCACAC AAAGATGATGCTGCTGTGGTATGAGGAGGGATTCCGAGTCATCATCCTAACTTCCAACATGATCCGAGCAGACTGGTATCAGAAGACACAGGG GATGTGGATGAGTCCTCTGTTTCCAAGGTTGCCAAAAGGAAGCAGTGACACCTGTGGGGAGTCGCCTACATTCTTCAAGCGAGATCTGCTGGAATATTTGGCATCCTACCGGGCACCTGAGCTGGAAGAGTGGATCCAGCGGATCAAAGAGCACGATCTTTCGGAAACCAA AGTCTATCTGGTTGGCTCCACTCCTGGCAGGTATGTGGGTCCAGACATGGAACGTTGGGGCCACCTGAGACTCAGGAAG TTGCTTTACGAGCACACCAGCTCCATCCCTGACGAAGACCAATGGCCAGTGGTAGGCCAATTCTCCAGCATCGGCTCAATGGGGGTGGACAAAACCAAGTGGCTGGCGGGGGAATTCCAGCGCACCTTGACCACACTTGGGAAATCGTCTCTTCGGCCCAACCCTCCTATTCACTTG TTGTATCCATCAGTGGAAGACGTCAGGACGAGTTTAGAAGGTTATCCTG CCGGAGGTTCCCTTCCCTACAGCATCCAGACAGCGCAAAAGCAACTTTGGCTGCACTCCTACTTTCA CCGATGGCAGGCTGATGCAACCGGACGGACTCACGCCATGCCCCACATCAAGACATACATGAGGGTGTCACCCGATTTCACTGAGCTGGCGTGGTTCCTCGTAACCAG TTCCAACCTGTCCAAAGCGGCATGGGGAGCTCTGGAGAAGAACAACACACAAGTGATGGTTCGATCCTATGAACTCGGCGTCCTCTACGTGCCATCGGCCTTT AACATGAAGACATTTCCAATACGGAAAAACCCGTTTCCCTTCTCGTCATCATCCTCTGGTTTCCCAGTGCCATTTGATTTACCTCCGACATGCTACACACCTAAAG atcaACCTTGGATCTGGAACATCGCATACAGTCGGGCTCCAGATACACATGGCAATGTTTGGGTTCCCACCTAA
- the slc7a6os gene encoding probable RNA polymerase II nuclear localization protein SLC7A6OS, producing MEPNATILRVKRKRGTDPADALLLACKRIRPETSQAPGEAAPEPGEADVEKSVFKLVATVATQDAPVQTEVRQALSRPRVAHALRPSANSSKRIFADSRNAKLGIRSEERYRILSSHRAGLALPVHPSGDGSAAAEKVEETREEEVQVVDLLHEDLPEQDKSFSKTESSNPDVILCNNTKMLRERLRIQDQPLENDDDYVYDLYYQETFTPGWIHDILSVRAYADYTQLVPEEEDREEETYDDEDDENEEANWRNDYPDEESEDDDDSEREERYGREWADVEEDAPCRRSWQRYQRDLLKSLGHLSDNDTDEYDSD from the exons ATGGAGCCCAACGCCACCATCCTGCGCGTCAAGAGAAAGCGGGGCACCGACCCGGCGGACGCACTACTGCTCGCCTGTAAACGCATCCGCCCGGAAACCAGCCAGGCCCCCGGTGAAGCGGCACCGGAGCCCGGCGAGGCCGACGTGGAGAAGTCTGTGTTCAAACTCGTGGCCACGGTAGCAACACAG GATGCTCCAGTGCAGACGGAGGTCCGCCAAGCCCTGTCCCGCCCCCGCGTGGCTCACGCGTTGCGGCCCTCCGCCAACAGCTCCAAGCGCATCTTCGCCGACTCTCGAAACGCCAAGTTGGGCATCCGGAGCGAGGAGCGCTACCGCATCCTCTCCAGCCACCGCGCCGGCCTTGCACTCCCGGTTCACCCAAGTGGCGACGGTTCCGCGGCGGCAGAGAAGGTAGAGGAGACGCGAGAGGAGGAAGTGCAGGTAGTCGATCTGCTGCACGAAGATCTACCGGAGCAAGACAAATCCTTCAGCAAG ACTGAGTCATCAAACCCTGATGTGATCCTGTGCAACAACACAAAGATGCTCAGAGAGCGTCTCCGCATCCAAGACCAGCCGCTCGAAAACGACGACGACTACGTGTATGATCTCTACTACCAGGAAACCTTCACACCGGGGTGGATCCACGACATCTTGTCCGTCAGGGCCTACGCGGACTACACGCAACTG GTCCCTGAGGAGGAAGACAGAGAGGAGGAGACGTACGATGACGAAGATGACGAGAACGAAGAAGCCAACTGGAGGAATGACTATCCTGATGAAGAGAGCGAGGATGACGACGACAGCGAGCGAGAGGAACGCTACGGAC GCGAGTGGGCCGACGTCGAGGAAGACGCTCCCTGTCGCAGGAGCTGGCAACGCTACCAGAGAGACCTGCTGAAATCGCTCGGCCACCTCTCCGACAACGACACCGACGAATACGACTCCGACTGA